A region of Vitis riparia cultivar Riparia Gloire de Montpellier isolate 1030 chromosome 1, EGFV_Vit.rip_1.0, whole genome shotgun sequence DNA encodes the following proteins:
- the LOC117933785 gene encoding transcription factor MYB114-like encodes MGCPTALRKGCWTQEEDSLLRKYVKEFGEENWKHIAAKSGLRRCRKSCRLRWLNYLRPNIKRGNFGADEDDLIMRLHRLLGNRWSMIAGRIPGRTPNEIKNYWKSYLSKKIASETNKNSVPVKHRTQSSAMDAERMGSASERKQGKEEEEDTVAFWRRLLSEAEYKENFVWQ; translated from the exons ATGGGTTGTCCAACTGCACTTAGAAAGGGGTGTTGGACACAAGAAGAAGACAGCTTACTCAGGAAATATGTTAAGGAGTTTGGAGAAGAGAACTGGAAGCACATCGCTGCAAAATCAG GGCTTCGCCGGTGTCGCAAGAGTTGCAGGTTAAGATGGTTGAATTATCTTCGACCTAATATCAAGCGCGGCAACTTTGGGGCTGATGAGGATGATCTGATCATGAGACTACATCGACTCTTGGGCAACAG ATGGAGTATGATTGCAGGAAGGATTCCAGGGAGAACaccaaatgaaataaagaactaCTGGAAATCTTACTTGAGCAAGAAGATAGCATCAGAGACAAACAAAAATTCAGTACCAGTGAAGCATAGGACTCAGAGCTCAGCCATGGATGCTGAGAGAATGGGATCAGCTTCAGAGCGAAAACAAGgaaaagaggaagaggaagatactgtagcattctggaggagactGCTGTCAGAGGCAGAATACAAGGAAAACTTTGTTTGGCAGTGA